Genomic DNA from Ilyobacter polytropus DSM 2926:
ACTTTTTTGGATAATATAATGCAGTAGGATCTATTCCTCCTGATATCAGTTTACCACTTGAAGGTATGACTATATTATAAGCTCTTGCAAGTCTTGTAAGAGAGTCCATAAGTATTATTATATCTTCACCGTCTTCAAGCTTTCTTTTTGCCTTTTCCAAAACCATTTCAGTTACCTTGATGTGATTTTTAGGATCTTCGTCAAATGTAGAGGAGAACACCTCTGCTCCCTTTACTGTCTCCCTTATATCTGTAACCTCCTCAGGTCTTTCATCTATAAGGAGTATCCACACTTCGGAATTTTTGTTGTTTTCGATAATGGAGTTGGCAATACTACTTATGAGCATAGTTTTACCGGCTTTTGGAGGTGCTACTATTAGACCTCTCTGACCTTTGCCTATAGGGGCAATAAGATCTATTATTCTTCCAGACAGATTTTTTCTTTCTGTCTCAAGGATAAGTTGCTCAGTTGGGTAGGCAGGTACAAGTTCATCAAAAGGAACTCTAGATTCTGCCTTTTGTATGTCTCCGCCATTTACCAAAAGAACTTTTCTCAGAGCATAATTTTTTTCATCTCCAACTGGTTTCCTTACTTCTCCCAAAATAAGATCACCGGTTCTTAACTTAAATCTTCTGACCTGAGAAGCAGAGACATAAATATCTTTTTCTACATTTGTGTCTCTTAAAAAACCATAGCCGTCTCCTAGAACGTCTAAGGTACCCCAGGCTATTGTATGCCCAGTGAGATTTTCATAATATTCCTCTATTATATCCACTAATTCTTTTTTCTTGTATCTGTTCCAGCTCTCTATACCTAGCTGTCTTGCGATCTCTTTAAGCTCTGTTAATAAAAAGTTATTTAAATCATCCATAATAAACATACCACCCATTAATATCTTTTTAAATAAAGTATATACATCGCCAAAATATAAACTACACCGATAATCCAAGAATCTATTTTAATTTTCTTTTTCCTGAAAAGAACCCCAATCATAAAAACCATTAACACCACAAGAGACATCACCGATGAAATAATATGAAACTCTGTGAGGCTTTGAAAAATACTGCCCTTTCTGTATAAAAGATCAGCTATAAAAACTATAGTAATATTAAATATGTTACTTCCTAGTATATTTCCAGCAGCCATATTAAAGGACCCCATTCTTATGGCCTGTATAGAAACTGTCAGCTCAGGAAGGGATGTTGCCAGGGCTAGCAGTATGACTCCTACGAAACTCTCCCCTAGGCTAATTCCAAAAATAGGGGTATTAGCTATTTTATCAGCCACATAGGTTAAAGCAATTCCTGTAGTTATTACCGTTAGTCCACTTATTACAAAGCCTTTTTTTGCCTGATTCATATTCATGATGATGGAATCTTCAGGGTTTATCTCATCTGGATCATTAAAATCATAATTATGTTCAAATTCATATATAAGTTTAATTGCAACAAAATATAATATAAACAAAATTATTGATATAAAACTGACTTTAAATATCGTAATCTCACCTAAAACAAAACCCAACAGAAAAATAGTTGTCAGAAGGATAGAAAAAAAAGCACTCAAATAATTCTTCATACTTATTGAAGATGAAAAAGAATTTTTTATAAAGAAGACATCCAGAATAAATATTATGAAAATATTAAAAAGGTTGCTTCCGAAAATATTTGAAATTGCCATATCTGGATTTCCCATAAGGGTTGAGCTTGCACTGGTAATAAGCTCTGGAAGTGATGTTATCGATGCTAGCATTATTATCCCTACCCAGCTTTTTTCAAGGCCCATTTCCTCACCTATTTTGTCTCCGCAGATACTTAGCTTTTTCCCTGCCATTATTATTATATATGCCAAAACAAAAAATACAAAGATATAAATCATTTTATCTCAAAGCCCCCTCTGTTATTCTACTATATCCCCGTAAAGAGTCCAAGTATTTGCATCTGTTATCTTTAAGTTTATAAACTCTCCTTCTAACTCAGGGTCGCCTTTAAATAGAACGACTTTATTGGTAGATGTTCTTGCACACATTACATCAGGGTTTTTTCTGCTAGGGCCTTCTGCCAATACTCTCTGTATAGAGCCTATATAACTCACACTTTGCTCTTTAGAAATAGCATTTTGTACCTCTATAAGTCTATGAAGTCTTTCTTTTTTTGTCTTCTGGTCAATCTGCCCATCCATTTCAGCAGCCTTAGTGCCTTTTCTAGGTGAATACATAAACATATAGGCATTCTCAAACTTTACTCTTTTAGCCACATCAATTGTATCTAAGAAATCTTCCTCTGTTTCTCCAGGGAATCCCACAATAACATCTGTGGTTATAGAACTTCCAGGAATAGATCTTTTTATCTTTTCTGCAAGAGCTATATACTCTTCCTTTTTATATCCTCTGTTCATAAGTCCTAAAACTCTAGAAGATCCAGCCTGAATAGGAAGATGCATCGATCTTGCTATTTTATCATTTTTAGCTATGACCTCTATCAGCTCATCTGTGAAATCTCTGGGATGGGGAGACATAAATCTAACTATAAACTCTCCTTCTATTTTGCATATTTCCTCTAAAAGTTTTGCAAAGTTATCTTTGTTTTCAAAATCTTTTCCGTAGGAGTTTACATTTTGACCTAGAAGTATAATCTCCTTAGAACCTTTTTCTACAAAACCTTTTATCTCATCTAAGAGTTGGTCCATTGGAACAGATCTTTCTCTTCCCCTAACATATGGGACGATGCAGTAAGTACAAAAGTTGTTACATCCGTAGGTAATTGTAGAATAGGATGTTTTTTTAGAATCAAAATCTGCATCTAGCCTCGGAGGAAGTTCATCCTCATCTCCTACATAGATGACATATTTAAAATCTCCTGACTCTATTTTTTCAATAGCCTGTGGTATTTTTCCTATGTTCTGGTTACCCATAACTATGTCTATTGCCTTAACTTTTTTTGCAAGTTCCTCTCCCTGCTCCTGAGCGAAACATCCAGTAACACCTATTATCATTCCTCTTTTTTCTTTTATATGCTTTAATTCTCCTAATTTACCATATATTTGAGTGGCAGCTCCCTCTCTCACTGTACATGTATTCAGAAACACAGCATCTGATTCACTTACATCTTCTGTGATATCATATCCCATATCCTGTAATATTCTTTTTATTTTTGCACTTTCATTTACATTCATTTGACAACCATATGTTATAATTGCAGCTTTTTTCTTCATCTATCCTCCTAAAACATTAAACATTCATTTTTTTTAAATACCAAATATTATAACATAATCAAATTCTTTTATCAATGTAACAATTTATCTCACAGCTTAGGAATTATAGGGTTTAAGATCATATACCGAAGGCTTTTACCGACTGTTTTAAGGGATTTTTTTAATAGAAATTATTATTATTGTTACTATTCCTACTGAAAAAAACATCTTTTTTTTAAAAATAAAAAAGACCTCAATAGGTCTTTTCTACTGGAGAAAAACTTCGTAATCTGGTTTCTCCTTCAACTCTCTTTTTTTGACTTTAAGTTGCTTGTCTTTGGAGTTTGATTTTTTTCTTTTTCCCAACATCCCCTTGAACTTCACCTTGCTTTTCTCAAACATCTCCTTAAACTCATCTTTTGTAACAGACATAGACATCACCTCAAAAATAAAAATTTGAAAGCCACTATATTTCTTAAGAAAATCATTTAAATATTTCTCCAGCCTCAAGATACCACAGAAGAAGATCAAAGTTGTCCATGGGAATACTGGTTTTACTGCAGTATTTTCTCATTTTTTCCTCTATCTCCTTGTATCTTTTACCGTTTATCGTCTTGGGAATCTCTTCTATTACTCCCAACCTTACAAGATTTCTCAGTATATGTCTGTCTAAAATAGCTATATCATCCCCAAAACCCACATTTCTCAAAAAGTGACTCGCCTCTTTGTAAGCTATACCCCTAACATGCTTTACAAGCCACTCTCTCATTTCAAAAACATTACCTATTTTTGAAATAAAATCTTTTGTTATTATTTCTCCGCCACTATTTTTCATCTGTTCTCTCAAAAGAACCAAATTTTTTGCCTTATTATTTTTAAATCTGACAACATTTAGATATTCTACGATGTCCTCTTCTTCCCCTGTAAATAAAAGACGATTATCTCTCAATTCTGTTATTGCTTTCCATGCATTTCTGGCCTTCGACTGTGGTGTCAGAATACAAAAAGAAAGCTCTATATGAATATCTTCATTATTCCCAGAAAACCAACTCTCCTTAAACTCTTCTAGTCTTTTCTCTATATCGTCTTTTATATCAGTATAAACTTTATATATTTTATCAAAATACTCTTTCTCCATAACTCCCCCTATACCATCTATATTACTCCAATAACTTCCTTCTTCAAAAAAAATTTAAGAAAACTGTCTATAATTTTGTTTTTAAAAGTTAATAGCCATTTTAAATGCCATCACTAAAGACATAATCACAAAAATAGGTTTTATAAATCTAGCTCCATTTTTTATGGCCATCTTAGACCCCATTTTAGAACCTACAATTATAAAGATTGCCGAAATAGCACCATATTTTAAATTTACCTGACCATTAAATATAAATGTCAAAAGAGCTGCAAATCCAGTTGTAAAATTTAAAACTTTTGTATTTGCAGTGGCAACAGTAAAGTCAAATTTAAATATTTTTACAAGTCCGAACATAAAAAATGTACCTGTACCAGGTCCGAAAAATCCGTCGTAAAACCCTAGAGCCGATGTAAGCAGTTTTCCGAGAAAACCGTTTTTACTGTCTATTCCTGCATATTCATTTGACATCCCAACTTTTTTTGATATCACCGTATATATTGCAACTGCAAAAATCATAAAAGGAATCAGTATCTCCAGAATCTTAGGTGAAATATACTGGACAGTTACCACTCCTAAAACAGCTCCCATAAATGCAAAAGGAATAAGCATTTTAAGTAACTGCTTGTTTAACTTATTGCTTTTAAAAAATTCATAACTACTTGTAAAACTACCTAAAGCGGCTGCCATTTTATTTGTCCCCAAAGCCATGTGGGGAGGCATTCCTGTCATTAAAAGTGCAGGTACACTTATGAGTCCTCCTCCTCCAGCGATAGAATCTATAAATCCAGCTGCAAACATTCCAATTCCCAGAATAACTATTTCCATTTTTTACCCCTTTTTCCAATTATTTTCCCTTATTCTATATTCTGAGTTACTTTTTTTCAATATATTTCTCTTTTATTTTAGAATCAATTTGTATTTAGAAGATATTTTATGATCTAAACGATAAAAAGAGTGGAATTATTCCACTCTTTAAAGTTCAAACCCATAGGGAAGTAGATCCTCTATAGACAGAATCTTATACTCTTTTTTTAGATTGGCCAGTATAATTGCCGTGTCCTCATAGGCAAACTCTTTTATAACCTGTCTACAGGCCCCACAAGGGCTCACAGGTCCTGTTGTATCTGCAACTATGCATATTACAGCGATATTCTTCATGCCATTTGTCACAGCTGAAAATATTGCAGTCCTTTCTCCACAGTTAGTAAGACCATAGGAAGCATTTTCCA
This window encodes:
- a CDS encoding N-glycosylase/DNA lyase; translated protein: MEKEYFDKIYKVYTDIKDDIEKRLEEFKESWFSGNNEDIHIELSFCILTPQSKARNAWKAITELRDNRLLFTGEEEDIVEYLNVVRFKNNKAKNLVLLREQMKNSGGEIITKDFISKIGNVFEMREWLVKHVRGIAYKEASHFLRNVGFGDDIAILDRHILRNLVRLGVIEEIPKTINGKRYKEIEEKMRKYCSKTSIPMDNFDLLLWYLEAGEIFK
- a CDS encoding TSUP family transporter, which gives rise to MEIVILGIGMFAAGFIDSIAGGGGLISVPALLMTGMPPHMALGTNKMAAALGSFTSSYEFFKSNKLNKQLLKMLIPFAFMGAVLGVVTVQYISPKILEILIPFMIFAVAIYTVISKKVGMSNEYAGIDSKNGFLGKLLTSALGFYDGFFGPGTGTFFMFGLVKIFKFDFTVATANTKVLNFTTGFAALLTFIFNGQVNLKYGAISAIFIIVGSKMGSKMAIKNGARFIKPIFVIMSLVMAFKMAINF
- the cdd gene encoding cytidine deaminase, whose protein sequence is MLMNEKEILELIDEAIEARENAYVKYSGFKVGAVVIDEKGNHYRGANVENASYGLTNCGERTAIFSAVTNGMKNIAVICIVADTTGPVSPCGACRQVIKEFAYEDTAIILANLKKEYKILSIEDLLPYGFEL
- the rho gene encoding transcription termination factor Rho, yielding MDDLNNFLLTELKEIARQLGIESWNRYKKKELVDIIEEYYENLTGHTIAWGTLDVLGDGYGFLRDTNVEKDIYVSASQVRRFKLRTGDLILGEVRKPVGDEKNYALRKVLLVNGGDIQKAESRVPFDELVPAYPTEQLILETERKNLSGRIIDLIAPIGKGQRGLIVAPPKAGKTMLISSIANSIIENNKNSEVWILLIDERPEEVTDIRETVKGAEVFSSTFDEDPKNHIKVTEMVLEKAKRKLEDGEDIIILMDSLTRLARAYNIVIPSSGKLISGGIDPTALYYPKKFFGSARNIREGGSLTIVATALVDTGSKMDDVIYEEFKGTGNMEIHLDRNLSQLRIYPAIDIQKSGTRKEELLIKENKLNLIWGIRRYLSEYDRATAAKKLIDTIESTKSNDDLLKAYQKGDK
- the miaB gene encoding tRNA (N6-isopentenyl adenosine(37)-C2)-methylthiotransferase MiaB translates to MKKKAAIITYGCQMNVNESAKIKRILQDMGYDITEDVSESDAVFLNTCTVREGAATQIYGKLGELKHIKEKRGMIIGVTGCFAQEQGEELAKKVKAIDIVMGNQNIGKIPQAIEKIESGDFKYVIYVGDEDELPPRLDADFDSKKTSYSTITYGCNNFCTYCIVPYVRGRERSVPMDQLLDEIKGFVEKGSKEIILLGQNVNSYGKDFENKDNFAKLLEEICKIEGEFIVRFMSPHPRDFTDELIEVIAKNDKIARSMHLPIQAGSSRVLGLMNRGYKKEEYIALAEKIKRSIPGSSITTDVIVGFPGETEEDFLDTIDVAKRVKFENAYMFMYSPRKGTKAAEMDGQIDQKTKKERLHRLIEVQNAISKEQSVSYIGSIQRVLAEGPSRKNPDVMCARTSTNKVVLFKGDPELEGEFINLKITDANTWTLYGDIVE
- a CDS encoding sodium:calcium antiporter encodes the protein MIYIFVFFVLAYIIIMAGKKLSICGDKIGEEMGLEKSWVGIIMLASITSLPELITSASSTLMGNPDMAISNIFGSNLFNIFIIFILDVFFIKNSFSSSISMKNYLSAFFSILLTTIFLLGFVLGEITIFKVSFISIILFILYFVAIKLIYEFEHNYDFNDPDEINPEDSIIMNMNQAKKGFVISGLTVITTGIALTYVADKIANTPIFGISLGESFVGVILLALATSLPELTVSIQAIRMGSFNMAAGNILGSNIFNITIVFIADLLYRKGSIFQSLTEFHIISSVMSLVVLMVFMIGVLFRKKKIKIDSWIIGVVYILAMYILYLKRY